A window of Myxococcales bacterium contains these coding sequences:
- a CDS encoding DUF115 domain-containing protein, whose protein sequence is MVDLEHDLEHKDTHRKRRISAQELTAERVISALRRRVGDVPHRFAWNASRGRSLANRERLLDYRDRHRGQRCFILGNGPSLAKMDLRPLAGEWTFGMNRIYLLFEQMGFLPSYYCAANDLVIDQFAQDIAALSMPKFLNWNGRSHFDPNDASLLFLRQALTLSDFFGRDLARPICSGGTVTFLALQVAYYMGFQQVVLIGVDHNFVDKGTPNRAVTRTAETDENHFHPDYFPKGSRWQLPDLLRSEEAYRLAREAYQADGREIVDATVGGALEVFDKADYSDLVEFEDDADGVVG, encoded by the coding sequence ATGGTAGATCTAGAACACGATCTAGAACACAAAGACACGCATCGAAAAAGGCGTATCTCGGCCCAGGAACTGACGGCCGAGCGTGTCATCTCGGCCCTGCGGCGCCGGGTCGGAGATGTCCCGCATCGCTTCGCATGGAACGCAAGTCGCGGCCGCAGCCTCGCCAATCGCGAGCGGTTGCTCGACTACAGGGATCGCCACCGCGGACAGCGTTGTTTCATCCTGGGCAACGGGCCCAGTCTCGCCAAGATGGACCTTCGGCCCCTGGCCGGGGAGTGGACCTTTGGCATGAACCGAATCTACTTGCTGTTCGAACAGATGGGATTTCTGCCGAGCTATTACTGCGCGGCCAATGACCTGGTCATCGATCAGTTTGCGCAAGATATCGCCGCACTATCGATGCCCAAATTTCTCAATTGGAACGGCCGGAGCCACTTCGACCCGAACGACGCATCGCTGCTGTTTCTGCGCCAGGCCCTCACCCTGAGCGACTTCTTCGGCCGGGACCTCGCACGCCCCATCTGTTCGGGAGGAACGGTGACCTTCCTCGCTCTGCAGGTCGCCTACTACATGGGCTTCCAGCAGGTCGTCTTGATCGGCGTGGATCACAATTTTGTGGACAAGGGCACGCCCAACCGCGCCGTGACTCGAACCGCCGAAACCGACGAGAATCACTTTCACCCCGACTACTTTCCCAAGGGTTCGCGTTGGCAGCTGCCCGATCTATTGCGCTCGGAAGAAGCGTACCGACTCGCCCGGGAGGCCTATCAAGCCGACGGTCGCGAGATCGTCGATGCCACCGTGGGTGGAGCGCTCGAAGTCTTCGACAAGGCGGACTATAGCGACCTGGTCGAATTCGAAGACGACGCTGACGGTGTCGTCGGATGA
- a CDS encoding class I SAM-dependent methyltransferase, producing the protein MTKPSPLELLRKENPLFQLATGNADVPSSEDLFVAQGGVDTRRFPRASAALPADSLAAVHRLLSPEQSTIEIGGGQSTVVFASTVARHVCVNPDRTANELVREFLERHGIWRDNVEFLGESSDTALPGLEAPGGFDVALMDGNHSFPFPMLDWHFIDRHLHRGSTLIVDNVEINAVRILTEYLDGEPAYRLIERVRESHRYDCYIYEKVRDRVVSGWNAQAINRTTLASLCFDASLTAMWKPLQRIKRRILSN; encoded by the coding sequence GTGACGAAGCCATCTCCACTCGAACTTCTGCGGAAAGAAAATCCCCTGTTCCAACTCGCGACGGGCAACGCAGACGTTCCCAGCAGCGAAGATTTGTTTGTCGCGCAGGGCGGGGTCGACACCCGACGTTTCCCTCGCGCCTCCGCGGCACTGCCCGCGGATAGCCTGGCTGCGGTCCATCGCTTGCTCAGTCCAGAGCAATCCACGATAGAAATTGGTGGCGGTCAATCGACAGTAGTCTTCGCCAGTACCGTGGCGCGGCACGTCTGCGTAAACCCGGATCGCACGGCAAACGAGCTGGTGCGTGAGTTTCTCGAACGTCACGGAATCTGGCGTGACAACGTCGAGTTCCTCGGCGAATCCTCAGACACAGCGCTCCCGGGCCTCGAAGCCCCGGGCGGATTCGACGTCGCATTGATGGACGGAAATCACAGCTTCCCGTTTCCCATGCTCGACTGGCACTTTATCGATCGACACCTGCACCGAGGGAGCACGCTGATCGTCGACAATGTCGAGATCAACGCGGTCCGAATCCTCACCGAGTACCTCGACGGCGAGCCCGCCTATCGACTGATCGAGCGCGTGCGCGAAAGTCATCGTTACGACTGTTACATCTACGAGAAGGTCCGGGATCGCGTCGTCTCGGGCTGGAACGCACAGGCGATCAATCGCACGACCCTGGCGAGCCTTTGCTTCGACGCCAGCTTGACCGCAATGTGGAAGCCGCTGCAGCGAATCAAGCGCCGCATCCTCTCGAACTGA